Part of the Lucilia cuprina isolate Lc7/37 chromosome 5, ASM2204524v1, whole genome shotgun sequence genome is shown below.
agttatttttggccaaatattttaaatcctatattttacttaaatttttaataaactcacttacaataacaaaatatctctttttacatttatgttgtttttgtgttttctcagtttgtaaaatttgcaaattctCTCTTccttcttttatgttttttttttgtttgctttgtcAGTTTGTAAACGCAGTTATTGCGGGTCACATTGTCTATAAtagtgtttaatataaaaaagtataatttttgttaaaaattaaagttaaagtgTTAATAGATAATACAAGttgtatatttcattaaaataaattatgttaacTATAttcaattatgttttatttaagttccaaaaaaattaagttcaaaAAAAATGATGAATCAAATAGTAAAAGGCAAAAAAGTCGTAAACTTAAACGTTGCCAGATGTGTAATTGTAGTAATAATAAGTAAGTATATCGGTAACACTGTCTTAAACAGTCTTACCTGTTTAATCTACTGTGAAGTTTAAAGTCAAAAAACAacacttttgttaaaatttataaattttccaatgtgttttaataaaaaatttaatttttaaataaatttaatacgtttcttataaaagtttataattttgtttaatttcttttttttttcagtacTAACTGGCAAATCGCGCTgagtaaaataataatagaaaaaagtgtttacaaaaaaaattgttttggtgGTTCgtatcatttattttaatttaaatttttaaaaataataaaattttgctaattACTTCGGCGGTTCGTGTcggtaatttttataaaaaataatcgtTTATATCGTccgttttaacaaaatgttattagtttttcgagttgtttaaaaaataatgcatGAAGTGAAATCGTGTACATCGTTTAATCGATATTTTAATGGAGATGATATCTTTTGTTAACTGTTGAATCGTAAATTATCAATACCACATTATTGGACAGCAGTTGCGCTAGCAGAGACATCAATCAACTACTGCATTATCTACCAGCTACTCTTGCACATAAACCTGTGCTGGTAAGTACAAAAAgtgttataaaatgttttgtttagatTTAATTACTTCTCCAGCAAAAACTCGTAAAACTATCACataaatacacattttataatggtggtatataagattcggcacaaccgaatataaTGCTCTTATTTGTTATACGATCAGctctttttaagagaaaaaatgtttttatgaatCTCGCTGAATCTTTAAATTAATCGACTTTAGAAAAATGAACCTAAGTAAcctaatataattatatttagtagGTAAATAAGATGCAAATTGAATTGAACGTCACTCATAAATGAGATGAGTTTTGATCGTTATCTTTGTAGCTCTCTATTGAAGCTCACTAtgaattgtttaacaaaactatttaaatattttttttgttatttttattataaaaaacaccgGTAATTAATCATAGCAAATTAGAAATGCAATAATTTAAGAGTATTTATAACAGAGAGCCCTCTTGGGATCATGATAaacttttgaactaaaataaattaatcagTTTATAAAAAACCGATTTAAAACGAATAATTTATTCATTTCCAatgatttgtttattaaatatattctaatttcgacagtttttttttagtaaattcaacaaacaatagaaaaagtttaacTTACCTATATTCTAATTTCGacagttttttttagtaaattcaacaaacaatagaaaaagtttaacTTACCTTTGTGAAAgtacaatataaatataaattactcTCCTAATTGAGCAGAATtagattttatacatttaaagtataataaatgtgtaataaaaacaattgaataAAGTTTTTAGCAGTTAATAACCAAATTAGTTGCGAccatgtttaatattaaaatttgtttttctttgttaataatttatttgatattACAAAAAGTCACAGCAAAACCAGCTGAAGAAATTTcttatttagaaaaaacaattaattttcaatatgaaaatggtaagaaatatataataaaaaaattttgcaaagtaaataaataattcgaATGCATATTCTATAGATCAATGGATTTGTGGTGATATCAAGTGTCCAGAGAAGACTTTCGGCTGTAAAATAAGACTACGTAGTGACGAGAAGGATAGAAAAGTATTTTATCAAAGTTTTACCTGTTTTAATGAAGATAAAATTACGACATTAGGAGCTGGAGATAAAATTGAAATGACAAAGGAAAAAGTAATAGATATAGAACTGGAGTCCTATGTCGGAGCAGTATCGGTTTATAGTACTGGTTATGGCATGGGTGGTAATGAAAGTGCTAACGGTGTGTTAGCTGTGGAGGATTTGAATGAGCTAAAGGAAACCgttaagaaaaatagaaaagcaGTTGGTAATCCACCAGCATAAGTTTTTGAATAACTAAAATCAATACGAAAtggaattttaaaactattttatgaataaattcaattatttcatttacTAGCAAATGTTATCTTTCTTTTTACAtcttctttgtattttttttctaagcTTTCCACTTTATAAACGGAGCTTTTGTGGTTAAGTTAGGTTTTATTACTGCTCTCagtaaaaaacgaaataatataaaaatttataatttgtttgccattaaacaattaaaaattttaaaaatgacgTTGCAGTAGAAAAAAGCAAATATGCTTAAACTCAAACGTTGCCAGTTGTTAAATTGTAGTAATAATAACTCCAAGTATAGGTAACACTGTCATTAAAAACTCAGGTTA
Proteins encoded:
- the LOC111687673 gene encoding uncharacterized protein LOC111687673 gives rise to the protein MFNIKICFSLLIIYLILQKVTAKPAEEISYLEKTINFQYENDQWICGDIKCPEKTFGCKIRLRSDEKDRKVFYQSFTCFNEDKITTLGAGDKIEMTKEKVIDIELESYVGAVSVYSTGYGMGGNESANGVLAVEDLNELKETVKKNRKAVGNPPA